In Eleutherodactylus coqui strain aEleCoq1 chromosome 4, aEleCoq1.hap1, whole genome shotgun sequence, the following are encoded in one genomic region:
- the NRIP1 gene encoding nuclear receptor-interacting protein 1 — MTHGEELSSEMQQDPIVLTYLEGLLMHQAAGGSITAVDKLSGRVKADDNFNISGNVFTNCKNNAPVHNSSQPSGMLHLKKARLLQSSEDWHAAKRRRLSDSINGNGKNESLLAGMVENVPKGKQDSTLLASLLQSFSSRLQSVALSQQIKQSLKDQGFSLNQQGNLDEKDNQCYGLASNHLKTLLNKNRSKDNTVEGNLTGLAKSSIQEKFVEPSLSAQSSTKAVSEPISCAARLQAVANMVEKRSSPTASPKPSVACSQLALLLSSEAHLQQYSREHALKAQTSSQLASERLAAMARLKECSEKDLGRLQLSSNVPAGLSSPARTVTNGLSNAGNISPFSSTLGVPSSPLKTVGYKNHLERSHGKPSPNNSLLLHLLKSQNGASVGKNLSHNEKYSLFDESATPTTTDDCSDNNPSFTEEESSDDESTHSNCVPIDLSFKNRVDKPKTLHSAASFENLTESLLHNWDPKVNGIDTSKENKDLSVDTTLKPYQKVTLLQLLLGHKADDEPTTMEDLQMQQKAADLSKFSFSAPGPLSESPSIRNSSPLNAMSLHPSTKADSPMNLTHQPFPIKPPFTSYINNIHPERVINPASSHLIELTRSKVLQSTVPLANENAQSSSFSASKLLQNLAQCGKPVSPPDEQRQSKPIGVANSKSLGLIERLNSPLVTNPSRTFEEGRGFSSPSTPVDSTFPGSEIENLLERRTVLQLLLAAPNNKCKNEKMQKPMIKDEVNTDRTGKSPSEQMVAFRIKTEPEDDAGATDRETSAPSPLVASLHKTSKPAPEDVRSPHSSPQDFSLSKNGLLSRLLRQNHDGYDTSDLDVNNRHSESKQMDSKISCIVPKKRKMHQNDPVESQVKIARMNLPEVGNLQFRSSPSLCEASFLHEDKVNGTKTNHDNKDLMGHNSLNGNKNLSWSRESKGFNVLKQLLLSENCVRDSQHRNNTPVDELLRGNRSNLPGNSEFMLPSLNMFMGKHPHQNNLGQMSFQYPSPLQNSPHSSPDILRNNPPRTESGHMSMCPPPSDKNPIKWVMTDMEKNDFGKDSPRLTKTNPILYYMLQKGAHTAASQDLRDRTSWTESLLGQAAEMTFKRESAHSRGTNGIGFTKPPNVVNNTLHNSNSSKYGLLDMLTIKKEPE; from the coding sequence ATGACTCATGGAGAAGAGCTTAGCTCTGAAATGCAACAGGATCCCATTGTTTTAACGTATCTAGAAGGATTACTAATGCATCAAGCAGCAGGCGGTTCTATAACTGCGGTTGACAAACTCTCAGGCCGTGTAAAAGCTGATGACAACTTCAACATTTCCGGGAATGTTTTTACGAACTGTAAGAATAATGCCCCAGTGCACAACAGTAGTCAGCCCTCCGGCATGTTGCATCTCAAGAAGGCCAGACTCTTGCAGTCTTCGGAGGACTGGCACGCTGCAAAGAGAAGGCGTTTATCTGATTCTATCAATGGAAATGGCAAAAATGAATCTCTCTTAGCTGGAATGGTTGAAAATGTTCCGAAAGGGAAACAAGATAGCACGTTGCTGGCGTCTTTGCTGCAGTCATTTAGCTCGAGGCTTCAGAGTGTTGCGCTGTCTCAACAGATTAAGCAAAGTCTTAAAGACCAAGGATTTTCCCTCAATCAGCAGGGAAACCTGGATGAAAAGGATAACCAATGTTACGGTTTGGCTTCAAATCACCTAAAGACTCTCTTGAATAAAAACAGATCAAAAGATAATACAGTGGAGGGTAATTTGACTGGTCTGGCGAAAAGTTCCATTCAGGAAAAGTTTGTGGAACCTTCTCTGTCTGCACAAAGTAGCACTAAAGCGGTAAGCGAGCCAATTTCATGTGCTGCGAGACTTCAAGCTGTTGCTAACATGGTGGAGAAAAGGTCAAGCCCCACCGCTTCGCCTAAACCAAGTGTGGCCTGTAGTCAGCTTGCACTTCTGCTTTCCAGTGAAGCACACTTGCAGCAGTACTCTCGGGAACATGCCCTTAAAGCACAGACCTCAAGTCAGTTAGCAAGTGAAAGGCTGGCAGCAATGGCGAGATTGAAGGAGTGTTCGGAGAAAGATCTTGGCCGGCTTCAGTTGTCATCAAATGTGCCAGCTGGTCTCAGTTCTCCAGCAAGGACAGTAACCAATGGATTAAGTAATGCAGGCAATATTTCTCCTTTTTCAAGCACGCTTGGCGTTCCAAGTTCTCCTCTGAAAACAGTTGGATATAAAAACCATCTGGAAAGAAGCCATGGAAAACCATCACCCAACAACAGTTTACTTTTGCACCTTCTAAAAAGTCAGAACGGGGCAAGTGTTGGAAAGAACCTTTCACACAATGAAAAATATTCTCTGTTCGATGAAAGCGCTACACCTACGACTACGGACGACTGTTCTGATAACAATCCTAGCTTTACCGAAGAAGAGAGCAGTGATGATGAAAGCACTCATTCTAACTGTGTACCTATCGATTTGTCCTTCAAGAACAGAGTAGACAAGCCCAAAACATTGCATTCTGCCGCTTCTTTCGAAAATTTAACGGAATCGTTGCTTCACAACTGGGACCCAAAAGTAAACGGAATTGATACCAGCAAGGAAAATAAAGACTTGTCAGTGGATACTACGCTAAAACCATATCAAAAAGTAACACTGTTACAACTGTTGCTAGGACATAAAGCAGACGATGAACCAACAACCATGGAAGATCTTCAAATGCAACAGAAGGCTGCAGACTTGTCGAAGTTCAGCTTCTCAGCTCCTGGTCCTCTCTCAGAAAGTCCAAGTATACGCAATTCCTCTCCATTAAATGCTATGTCTTTGCACCCATCTACAAAAGCAGATTCTCCAATGAACCTGACTCACCAGCCATTTCCAATCAAGCCACCTTTCACATCGTACATAAACAATATTCACCCCGAAAGGGTCATCAATCCAGCATCTAGCCATTTGATAGAGCTTACCAGGAGCAAAGTACTTCAATCAACTGTCCCACTAGCGAATGAAAATGCACAAAGTTCGTCTTTCAGTGCTAGCAAATTGTTACAGAATTTAGCTCAGTGTGGAAAGCCAGTATCTCCTCCCGATGAGCAGAGGCAATCAAAACCAATAGGGGTGGCAAATTCTAAATCTTTAGGACTAATTGAAAGACTGAACAGCCCTCTCGTTACAAATCCATCACGGACATTTGAAGAAGGTAGAGGATTTAGTAGTCCGTCTACGCCAGTGGATTCGACCTTTCCTGGCTCTGAGATTGAAAACCTTCTAGAACGGCGCACTGTACTTCAACTACTGCTGGCCGCACCTAACAAcaaatgcaaaaatgaaaaaatgcagAAACCAATGATAAAGGATGAAGTTAATACAGACAGGACTGGAAAGTCTCCGAGTGAGCAAATGGTGGCATTTAGAATTAAAACCGAGCCAGAGGATGACGCCGGTGCTACGGACCGGGAGACAAGTGCTCCAAGCCCCTTGGTGGCTTCCTTGCATAAAACTTCAAAACCAGCTCCGGAGGATGTCCGATCTCCACACTCTTCTCCACAGGACTTTTCACTTTCAaaaaatggccttttaagtcgtCTACTACGTCAGAACCATGATGGATATGATACCAGTGATCTGGATGTGAATAATAGACATTCTGAGTCCAAACAAATGGATTCAAAAATATCTTGTATTGtgcctaaaaaaagaaaaatgcaccaaaatgacCCCGTAGAAAGCCAAGTAAAAATAGCAAGGATGAATTTGCCCGAGGTTGGAAACCTGCAGTTCCGCTCTTCACCATCCTTATGCGAGGCATCTTTTCTCCACGAAGACAAAGTCAATGGCACAAAGACCAACCATGATAACAAGGACCTTATGGGTCATAATTCCTTGAATGGGAATAAAAACTTGAGCTGGTCAAGAGAAAGTAAAGGTTTCAATGTGTTAAAACAGCTGTTGCTTTCAGAAAATTGTGTCAGGGACTCTCAGCATAGGAACAATACACCGGTTGATGAACTTCTAAGAGGAAACCGAAGTAACTTGCCAGGAAATTCTGAATTTATGCTTCCTTCTCTAAACATGTTTATGGGAAAGCATCCTCACCAAAATAATTTAGGTCAAATGTCATTTCAATATCCATCTCCTTTACAGAACTCTCCTCATTCTTCCCCAGATATTTTAAGAAATAACCCCCCAAGGACTGAGTCTGGCCATATGAGTATGTGCCCTCCCCCCAGTGATAAAAATCCCATTAAATGGGTTATGACCGACATGGAAAAAAATGACTTTGGGAAAGATTCTCCAAGACTGACGAAAACCAACCCTATATTGTACTATATGCTGCAAAAGGGGGCACATACGGCGGCTAGTCAGGACTTGCGAGATCGAACCAGCTGGACTGAATCACTGTTGGGACAAGCGGCAGAGATGACCTTCAAAAGAGAATCGGCCCATAGTAGAGGAACAAACGGAATCGGTTTTACCAAACCGCCCAATGTTGTAAATAACACTTTGCATAATTCCAATAGCAGCAAATACGGGCTTCTCGATATGCTAACGATAAAGAAGGAGCCCGAATAA